Proteins found in one Anabas testudineus chromosome 1, fAnaTes1.2, whole genome shotgun sequence genomic segment:
- the LOC113162146 gene encoding ectonucleoside triphosphate diphosphohydrolase 7-like encodes MARITLSCLPASWYCSVSLLSLGCAPRQRLLFLLILFITSAFLLLGTYQRQLWGSQRNPKSRVNKYLSIAESMEATDVLNHALNYGIVVDCGSSGSRVFVYYWPPHNGNPHTLLDIRQMRDHNHKPVVKKIKPGISTLAKTPTQASDYLRPLLSFAAAHVPSNKHKETPLYILCTAGMRLLPESQQAAILEDLVTDVPLEFDFLFSRSHAEVISGKQEGVYAWIGINFVLGRFDHAEDEDATVEVTTGSQNQQPISRRRTVGIMDMGGASLQIAYEVPSAITFTSTQQEEAGKSVLAEFNLGCDVEHTQHVYRVYVTTFLGFGGNMARQRYEDQLFNNTLSKNRLLTTQAGMSEDKPYLDPCLPLGLSDTVVRDNHTLYLRGQGDWTQCQDAVRPFLGLHNGTMSPGGVYQAPINFSNSEFYGFSEFYYCMEDVLRIGGQYDSDKYSRAAMDYCSTKWSTLKQRLDSKLFSEQADISRLKYQCFKSAWMFEVLHSGFRFPTNYRSLKTAQLVYDKEVQWTLGAILFKTRFLPLRDLQQETLRQSHPSWLRSSFVYNHHLFSLCILVVVLAILLYILRLRRIHQREQRQAEALNLLWAEEGEALLP; translated from the exons ATGGCAAG GATCACATTGTCCTGCCTGCCGGCCTCTTGGTACTGCAGCGTGTCCCTGCTCTCACTAGGCTGTGCCCCCAGGCAGAGGCTGCTTTTTCTACTGATACTCTTCATCACCTCCGCCTTCCTTCTCCTGGGGACGTACCAGAGGCAGCTATGGGGTTCCCAGCGAAACCCAAAGTCTCGAGTCAACAA ATACCTCTCCATCGCAGAGTCCATGGAGGCCACTGATGTCCTCAACCATGCCCTTAATTATGGCATTGTGGTGGACTGTGGTAGCAGCGGCTCTCGGGTTTTCGTGTACTACTGGCCCCCACATAATGGCAACCCTCACACACTGTTGGATATCAGACAGATGAGGGACCACAACCACAAACCGGTTGTCAAGAAGATCAAACCTG GTATCTCTACTCTGGCAAAGACGCCTACACAGGCCAGCGACTACCTCCGTCCTCTTCTCAGCTTTGCTGCTGCTCATGTCCCtagcaacaaacacaaagagacaccgCTCTACATCCTCTGTACGGCTGGCATGAGGCTGCTGCCAGAGAG CCAGCAGGCAGCCATCTTGGAGGACCTGGTCACTGATGTTCCCTTGGagtttgattttctgttttctcgTTCCCATGCAGAGGTCATCTCTGGGAAACAGGAAG GAGTGTATGCATGGATTGGCATCAACTTTGTGTTGGGCCGCTTTGATCACGCCGAGGATG AGGACGCCACAGTTGAAGTCACAACAGGGTCACAGAACCAGCAGCCAATCAGCCGGCGGCGCACAGTGGGCATCATGGATATGGGTGGAGCTTCACTTCAGATCGCCTATGAGGTGCCCAGTGCCATCACCTTTACCTCTACACAACAG GAGGAGGCAGGGAAGAGTGTGCTCGCAGAGTTTAATCTGGGCTGTGACGTCGAGCACACACAGCACGTGTACCGCGTTTACGTGACCACCTTCCTCGGCTTCGGAGGGAACATGGCCAGGCAGCGCTACGAGGACCAGCTGTTCAACAACACACTTTCCAAGAACAG GTTACTAACCACACAGGCAGGCATGAGCGAGGACAAACCGTACCTGGACCCCTGTCTGCCGCTCGGTCTGTCAGACACAGTGGTAAGGGACAACCACACATTGTACCTGAGGGGTCAGGGTGACTGGACTCAATGTCAGGATGCTGTACGACCCTTCCTTGGCCTCCACAATGGCACCATGTCACCAGGGGGTGTCTATCAG GCTCCTATCAACTTCAGTAACAGTGAATTCTACGGCTTCTCAgagttttattactgtatgGAGGATGTGCTGAGGATAGGAGGACAGTACGACAGTGACAAATACTCCCGAGCTGCTATG GACTACTGCTCCACTAAGTGGTCAACGCTGAAACAGCGTCTGGACAGCAAGCTTTTCTCTGAGCAGGCAGACATCAGCAGGCTCAA GTATCAGTGCTTCAAGTCAGCCTGGATGTTTGAGGTGTTGCACTCTGGTTTTCGTTTCCCAACCAACTACAGAAGTCTGAAAACAGCCCAGCTGGTTTATGACAAAGAGGTCCAGTGGACTCTGGGTGCCATCTTGTTCAAAACGCGTTTCCTGCCTCTCAG GGACCTGCAGCAGGAAACCTTGCGGCAGAGCCACCCCAGCTGGCTGCGCTCCTCCTTCGTCTACAACCACCACCTGTTCTCGCTCTGCATCCTGGTCGTGGTTCTGGCCATCCTGCTCTACATCCTGCGCCTGCGGAGGATCCACCAGCGGGAGCAGAGGCAAGCAGAGGCCTTGAACCTTCTCTGGGCCGAGGAGGGAGAGGCTCTCCTGCCCTGA
- the LOC113162594 gene encoding CREB3 regulatory factor-like isoform X1 encodes MPQPGMNGMEPAFGEAYGGHRGLLSPYPLAMSPQGGRTEYDQVRPQSVLLMLGSPASPRKRPFELLSDLVDDGGFGEDLHPERWDVSALDEMARYTKLGLGVGGELLACSEEAVLMGRWGRSREEQEEEEEEEKRRRNRHAAPPVTQEVQAGAAGGEEGRISVATTTERELCIAGKVAGGGQDGGVSRERMVEVYQVAQEEEEVVAAAAVAAGLALEHCSEEHNYSLSKGGALGTGPSHDSPTEEVRVGEAQQEVQVREESQADTELDLEEEEQEEEEEEEEEEEEEEEEEEGTEETAVEAELSSTSETECEVEAEPARQPGERPSKRRCFWEYRRARESSTKKKLGGDVHWSLSWSSSTLPSTLYRREGKKGRRKARKTDASDLTPNPQKLHNIGEQLQKLNAAIDGMGPVNDLPAVARARSRKEKNKLASRACRLKKKAQHEANKIKLWGLNQEYENLLGALLRIKEVIRQRVESSEEEDTDERGMTQRLEDILRESSGPLVAGRTKDFVQRILAASAGGPNKRKESPQGGDEAAG; translated from the exons ATGCCTCAG CCGGGCATGAATGGGATGGAGCCTGCGTTTGGCGAGGCCTACGGGGGGCACAGGGGTCTGCTGAGCCCCTACCCTCTGGCCATGTCGCCACAAGGGGGCAGGACTGAGTACGACCAGGTGAGGCCGCAG AGCGTGCTCCTCATGCTGGGCTCCCCAGCATCACCAAGGAAACGGCCCTTTGAGTTGCTAAGCGACCTGGTGGACGACGGTGGCTTCGGTGAGGACCTGCACCCCGAGCGCTGGGATGTGTCTGCCCTGGACGAGATGGCTCGCTACACCAAGCTGGGCCTCGGGGTGGGAGGGGAGCTGCTGGCTTGCTCCGAGGAGGCCGTCCTGATGGGCCGCTGGGGGAGGAGCcgggaggagcaggaggaggaagaggaggaggagaagaggaggaggaacagacACGCAGCACCTCCCGTCACCCAGGAAGTTCAGGCCGGTGCTgcagggggagaggaggggcgTATCTCTGTTGCCACGACAACAGAGAGGGAGTTATGCATCGCCGGAAAAGTggcaggaggaggacaggatGGGGGGGTGTCAAGGGAGCGCATGGTGGAGGTGTATCAGGTGGcgcaggaggaagaggaagtggtgGCGGCGGCGGCGGTGGCGGCAGGTTTGGCTCTGGAGCACTGCAGCGAGGAGCACAACTACTCCCTCAGCAAGGGGGGCGCGCTGGGAACAGGCCCCAGCCACGACTCCCCGACAGAGGAGGTGAGGGTGGGGGAGGCACAGCAGGAGGTGCAGGTCAGGGAGGAGAGCCAGGCTGACACTGAACTggacctggaggaggaggagcaggaagaggaagaggaggaggaagaggaggaggaggaggaggaggaggaggaggagggaacaGAGGAGACAGCGGTGGAAGCTGAACTGTCCAGCACCTCTGAAACTGAATGTG AGGTGGAGGCGGAGCCAGCGAGGCAGCCAGGTGAGCGCCCCTCAAAGCGTCGCTGTTTCTGGGAGTACAGGCGCGCTCGAGAGTCGTCCACCAAGAAGAAGCTGGGAGGAGACGTCCACTGGTCTCTGTCCTGGAGCTCCAGCACTCTACCCAGCACACTGTACCGCAGAGAGG GCAAGAAAGGGCGCCGCAAAGCTCGCAAGACAGACGCCAGCGACCTGACTCCGAACCCGCAGAAGCTCCACAACATCggagagcagctgcagaagctCAACGCCGCCATCGACGGCATGGGTCCGGTCAACGACCTGCCCGCCGTGGCTCGAGCCCGCTCCCGCAAGGAGAAGAACAAGCTAGCATCCAG GGCCTGCCGGCTGAAGAAGAAGGCCCAGCACGAAGCCAACAAGATCAAGCTGTGGGGGCTCAACCAGGAATATG AAAACCTGCTGGGGGCTCTGCTGCGGATTAAAGAGGTGATCAGGCAGCGGGTGGAGAGCAGTGAGGAAGAGGATACAGATGAACGAGGGATGACCCAACGCCTGGAGGACATCCTCCGAGAGTCCAGCG GTCCTTTAGTTGCCGGGCGGACCAAAGACTTTGTGCAGAGGATTTTGGCGGCCAGCGCGGGGGGTCCGAACAAGCGCAAAGAGTCCCCGCAGGGAGGAGATGAGGCGGCGGGGTAA
- the LOC113162594 gene encoding CREB3 regulatory factor-like isoform X2, producing MPQPGMNGMEPAFGEAYGGHRGLLSPYPLAMSPQGGRTEYDQSVLLMLGSPASPRKRPFELLSDLVDDGGFGEDLHPERWDVSALDEMARYTKLGLGVGGELLACSEEAVLMGRWGRSREEQEEEEEEEKRRRNRHAAPPVTQEVQAGAAGGEEGRISVATTTERELCIAGKVAGGGQDGGVSRERMVEVYQVAQEEEEVVAAAAVAAGLALEHCSEEHNYSLSKGGALGTGPSHDSPTEEVRVGEAQQEVQVREESQADTELDLEEEEQEEEEEEEEEEEEEEEEEEGTEETAVEAELSSTSETECEVEAEPARQPGERPSKRRCFWEYRRARESSTKKKLGGDVHWSLSWSSSTLPSTLYRREGKKGRRKARKTDASDLTPNPQKLHNIGEQLQKLNAAIDGMGPVNDLPAVARARSRKEKNKLASRACRLKKKAQHEANKIKLWGLNQEYENLLGALLRIKEVIRQRVESSEEEDTDERGMTQRLEDILRESSGPLVAGRTKDFVQRILAASAGGPNKRKESPQGGDEAAG from the exons ATGCCTCAG CCGGGCATGAATGGGATGGAGCCTGCGTTTGGCGAGGCCTACGGGGGGCACAGGGGTCTGCTGAGCCCCTACCCTCTGGCCATGTCGCCACAAGGGGGCAGGACTGAGTACGACCAG AGCGTGCTCCTCATGCTGGGCTCCCCAGCATCACCAAGGAAACGGCCCTTTGAGTTGCTAAGCGACCTGGTGGACGACGGTGGCTTCGGTGAGGACCTGCACCCCGAGCGCTGGGATGTGTCTGCCCTGGACGAGATGGCTCGCTACACCAAGCTGGGCCTCGGGGTGGGAGGGGAGCTGCTGGCTTGCTCCGAGGAGGCCGTCCTGATGGGCCGCTGGGGGAGGAGCcgggaggagcaggaggaggaagaggaggaggagaagaggaggaggaacagacACGCAGCACCTCCCGTCACCCAGGAAGTTCAGGCCGGTGCTgcagggggagaggaggggcgTATCTCTGTTGCCACGACAACAGAGAGGGAGTTATGCATCGCCGGAAAAGTggcaggaggaggacaggatGGGGGGGTGTCAAGGGAGCGCATGGTGGAGGTGTATCAGGTGGcgcaggaggaagaggaagtggtgGCGGCGGCGGCGGTGGCGGCAGGTTTGGCTCTGGAGCACTGCAGCGAGGAGCACAACTACTCCCTCAGCAAGGGGGGCGCGCTGGGAACAGGCCCCAGCCACGACTCCCCGACAGAGGAGGTGAGGGTGGGGGAGGCACAGCAGGAGGTGCAGGTCAGGGAGGAGAGCCAGGCTGACACTGAACTggacctggaggaggaggagcaggaagaggaagaggaggaggaagaggaggaggaggaggaggaggaggaggaggagggaacaGAGGAGACAGCGGTGGAAGCTGAACTGTCCAGCACCTCTGAAACTGAATGTG AGGTGGAGGCGGAGCCAGCGAGGCAGCCAGGTGAGCGCCCCTCAAAGCGTCGCTGTTTCTGGGAGTACAGGCGCGCTCGAGAGTCGTCCACCAAGAAGAAGCTGGGAGGAGACGTCCACTGGTCTCTGTCCTGGAGCTCCAGCACTCTACCCAGCACACTGTACCGCAGAGAGG GCAAGAAAGGGCGCCGCAAAGCTCGCAAGACAGACGCCAGCGACCTGACTCCGAACCCGCAGAAGCTCCACAACATCggagagcagctgcagaagctCAACGCCGCCATCGACGGCATGGGTCCGGTCAACGACCTGCCCGCCGTGGCTCGAGCCCGCTCCCGCAAGGAGAAGAACAAGCTAGCATCCAG GGCCTGCCGGCTGAAGAAGAAGGCCCAGCACGAAGCCAACAAGATCAAGCTGTGGGGGCTCAACCAGGAATATG AAAACCTGCTGGGGGCTCTGCTGCGGATTAAAGAGGTGATCAGGCAGCGGGTGGAGAGCAGTGAGGAAGAGGATACAGATGAACGAGGGATGACCCAACGCCTGGAGGACATCCTCCGAGAGTCCAGCG GTCCTTTAGTTGCCGGGCGGACCAAAGACTTTGTGCAGAGGATTTTGGCGGCCAGCGCGGGGGGTCCGAACAAGCGCAAAGAGTCCCCGCAGGGAGGAGATGAGGCGGCGGGGTAA